A region of Enoplosus armatus isolate fEnoArm2 chromosome 14, fEnoArm2.hap1, whole genome shotgun sequence DNA encodes the following proteins:
- the wnt3a gene encoding protein Wnt-3a isoform X2, producing MERPISYQQLLDIGSLAVGHQYSSLGTQPILCGSIPGLVPKQLRFCRNYVEIMPSVAEGVKIGIQECQHQFRGRRWNCTTVNDNLAIFGPVLDKATRESAFVHAIASAGVAFAVTRACAEGSATICGCDTRHKGPPGEGWKWGGCSEDVEFGSMVSREFADARENRPDARSAMNRHNNEAGRMSLNDNMFLKCKCHGLSGSCEVKTCWWSQPDFRVIGDYMKDKYDSASEMVVEKHKESRGWVETLRPKYNYFKPPTERDLVYYESSPNFCDPNPETGSFGTRDRICNLTSHGIDGCDLLCCGRGHNTRTEKRKEKCHCIFHWCCYVSCQECVRVYDVHTCK from the exons ATGGAGAGACCGATCAGCTATCAACAGCTACTTGACATTG GGTCACTCGCAGTGGGCCACCAGTACTCATCACTGGGCACTCAACCTATCCTCTGTGGCAGCATCCCGGGGCTGGTGCCCAAGCAGCTGCGTTTCTGCCGGAACTACGTGGAAATCATGCCCAGTGTGGCCGAGGGGGTGAAGATTGGCATCCAGGAGTGCCAGCACCAGTTCAGAGGCCGACGCTGGAACTGCACCACGGTCAATGACAATCTGGCCATTTTTGGGCCAGTGTTAGATAAAG CCACTCGAGAGTCAGCGTTTGTTCATGCTATTGCCTCGGCGGGAGTAGCATTTGCAGTGACCCGTGCCTGCGCTGAGGGTTCAGCCACCATCTGCGGATGTGACACGCGCCACAAGGGCCCCCCTGGTGAAGGATGGAAGTGGGGAGGCTGCAGCGAGGATGTGGAGTTTGGGAGCATGGTGTCCCGGGAGTTTGCCGACGCGAGGGAGAATCGCCCTGATGCACGCTCAGCCATGAACCGCCATAACAATGAAGCAGGAAGAATG TCCCTCAACGACAACATGTTCCTGAAGTGTAAATGCCATGGGCTCTCGGGCAGCTGCGAGGTCAAGACGTGCTGGTGGTCTCAGCCTGACTTCCGAGTTATTGGTGACTACATGAAGGATAAGTATGACAGCGCATcagagatggtggtggagaaACATAAGGAGTCCCGTGGATGGGTGGAGACCCTGAGACCCAAGTACAACTACTTCAAACCCCCCACAGAGCGCGACCTGGTTTATTATGAAAGCTCACCCAATTTCTGTGACCCTAATCCTGAGACCGGCTCCTTTGGCACCCGTGATCGCATCTGCAACCTGACGTCCCATGGTATAGACGGATGCGACCTCCTCTGCTGCGGCAGAGGTCACAACACCAGGactgagaagagaaaagaaaagtgtcacTGTATTTTCCACTGGTGCTGCTACGTCAGCTGTCAGGAGTGTGTGAGAGTCTACGACGTGCACACCTGCAAATAA
- the wnt3a gene encoding protein Wnt-3a isoform X1, producing MIYLGCFLLLCGLTHVMASYPIWWSLAVGHQYSSLGTQPILCGSIPGLVPKQLRFCRNYVEIMPSVAEGVKIGIQECQHQFRGRRWNCTTVNDNLAIFGPVLDKATRESAFVHAIASAGVAFAVTRACAEGSATICGCDTRHKGPPGEGWKWGGCSEDVEFGSMVSREFADARENRPDARSAMNRHNNEAGRMSLNDNMFLKCKCHGLSGSCEVKTCWWSQPDFRVIGDYMKDKYDSASEMVVEKHKESRGWVETLRPKYNYFKPPTERDLVYYESSPNFCDPNPETGSFGTRDRICNLTSHGIDGCDLLCCGRGHNTRTEKRKEKCHCIFHWCCYVSCQECVRVYDVHTCK from the exons ATGATATACCTTGGAtgtttcctgctgctctgtgggcTTACTCACGTCATGGCAAGTTATCCCATCTGGTG GTCACTCGCAGTGGGCCACCAGTACTCATCACTGGGCACTCAACCTATCCTCTGTGGCAGCATCCCGGGGCTGGTGCCCAAGCAGCTGCGTTTCTGCCGGAACTACGTGGAAATCATGCCCAGTGTGGCCGAGGGGGTGAAGATTGGCATCCAGGAGTGCCAGCACCAGTTCAGAGGCCGACGCTGGAACTGCACCACGGTCAATGACAATCTGGCCATTTTTGGGCCAGTGTTAGATAAAG CCACTCGAGAGTCAGCGTTTGTTCATGCTATTGCCTCGGCGGGAGTAGCATTTGCAGTGACCCGTGCCTGCGCTGAGGGTTCAGCCACCATCTGCGGATGTGACACGCGCCACAAGGGCCCCCCTGGTGAAGGATGGAAGTGGGGAGGCTGCAGCGAGGATGTGGAGTTTGGGAGCATGGTGTCCCGGGAGTTTGCCGACGCGAGGGAGAATCGCCCTGATGCACGCTCAGCCATGAACCGCCATAACAATGAAGCAGGAAGAATG TCCCTCAACGACAACATGTTCCTGAAGTGTAAATGCCATGGGCTCTCGGGCAGCTGCGAGGTCAAGACGTGCTGGTGGTCTCAGCCTGACTTCCGAGTTATTGGTGACTACATGAAGGATAAGTATGACAGCGCATcagagatggtggtggagaaACATAAGGAGTCCCGTGGATGGGTGGAGACCCTGAGACCCAAGTACAACTACTTCAAACCCCCCACAGAGCGCGACCTGGTTTATTATGAAAGCTCACCCAATTTCTGTGACCCTAATCCTGAGACCGGCTCCTTTGGCACCCGTGATCGCATCTGCAACCTGACGTCCCATGGTATAGACGGATGCGACCTCCTCTGCTGCGGCAGAGGTCACAACACCAGGactgagaagagaaaagaaaagtgtcacTGTATTTTCCACTGGTGCTGCTACGTCAGCTGTCAGGAGTGTGTGAGAGTCTACGACGTGCACACCTGCAAATAA